The following proteins come from a genomic window of Daphnia carinata strain CSIRO-1 chromosome 8, CSIRO_AGI_Dcar_HiC_V3, whole genome shotgun sequence:
- the LOC130700316 gene encoding LOW QUALITY PROTEIN: uncharacterized protein LOC130700316 (The sequence of the model RefSeq protein was modified relative to this genomic sequence to represent the inferred CDS: deleted 10 bases in 8 codons; substituted 2 bases at 2 genomic stop codons), producing the protein MKDNLGIRISFESGSTMALRRSRLALLAALVVLATTTVRSQENELFHCPAGWRLQGLHCYRFFEVQHSWERAADLCKRYGSDLVVVESYQQNNISEKLAQEQLNPVTHPDAAFWLGLMSLDDLSTNTLEAASGSLVQQYAGFWQVDQPDAEKGQCVRASTANADQSWALSSCESLLPFVCRAKACPKNSFLCSNGKCINGALRCDTQDDCGDGSDENACPEECHYHMVSSGDSIESPNYPGKYRPLADCKWTLEGPVGTSIVLQFTEFDTERTFDTVQILAGGRTEDASVTLATLSGKQNLSQQFFTSASNFMIVRFRSDATVEKNGFRASWKTEPLSCGEHLKALPQGKELTSPGYPQAYPGGLECLYVISAPLGKVVTLVIEDFDMEPHKDYVLIRNGPEADSPKLAMLTGRTEDLPAYLQSTTEAMYLYIHTDLSDSRKGFRFRYSVGCDLTLEAANGTLVSPGYDMNADDFRYPHNLECDYRLRAPGGSPLSLRFVEFQVDESDNVQLYDGSNSNGIQLHPAEGFHGKTLPKATTFSAHSGDLLIRFKSDALRNERGWRAVFSADCPALPVDDNAISSTKERTFGSNVVITCPAGMEFATGVKKITTECMNGGQWSTPYIPHCQPVYCGPVPQIDNGFAIAASNVTFGGEAQYQCYAGFGFASGQAIETIRCTEDGQWDSVPQCSASQCTPLPDVAHANATTLNGGGMNYGSVIRFECEPGYVRTGDPVLLCQSNGTWSGAVPSCSKIQCRTFPEIENGWISNRTRTYFFGDETRAQCYRGYKLNGTTVIRCGADGKFNNVPACLDVDECASTGGNSAPPCDQASTTCTNVPGSFQCGCKSGFLPNLDCRPVVDLGLGNGGVPNPSITVSSAEKGFPKENVRLSTKGGWCGAESGSGSNWVMIDFKAPTVLRGFRTQPVLRGASGVAFASSIRLQYADDADDLFREYKSPEGAPVEFRIPEGTSIAVVNLPTAIEARYFRLVIQDYSVAPCLRMEMMGCTRSECLDVDECAVDNGNCQQKCINNPGGFACSCSQGHDLFVENGTAGFFILESENGVRDGDLFRINKTCVKKMCPAVSQPENGHMLTTRASHHFGDEIEFHCRIGYIMVGSSSIKCTAAGTWNASVPECQPAQCVPLADDQSEGLTVTRTAGPADNLLVPYGQNITLSCNEPGRPLMRSPASSFRQCVYDPRPGFPQYWFSGAQPSCPRIDCGKPPETPGAEYGFFPDTRYKSSFFFGCQPTFTLTGQSSRNDNVVRCMENGVWDFGDLRCEGPVCEDPGRPADGIQLATSYEQGAEISFQCTRPGYIPITSAPIQCVRDPECSVVRPIGITSGKIPDGMFNATSERRNYEAKKARMSSATGWCAQQEEAFTYASVDLGTVHRVKAILVKGVVTNDVVGRPTEIRFFYKQDPAENFVVYFPNFNLMSRDLGNYGELAMITLPLXSVQAHFVILGIVAYDKNPCLKFELMGCPDELVEDRFLGYDLGYPVCVDNDPPQFPNCPTSAVRVKRTAQGMESVDFVVPTATNNSGMIARTEVRPEGFRPPLAVFQDTMVEYFAYDFDGNVAVCQINITVIDEEPPQLQCPQSFVIELVEPQDSYQVFFNETRRRVLVSDASGQDVAVSFIPESAFIRVGSYENVAIVATDPSGNQQRCYFQVSVQPTQCVDWELKPPANGAINCLPPSNRPAGSGGLECVATCNPGFRFTDGEPVKTFRCDVKQPWTPGHVVPDCVTEETQQAMYNVVAKVLYRAGGAASAVPATCLSQYATVVRPFYQALDRALSARCSAISVDMNVTFVESQTEMHLVEDNIAEITYVLSIMPAVRQPQLYDLCGSTLGLVFDLSVPSTSAVLSPLLDLAATSNDCPPMKAVNSSLSRGFACGVGEVLNMPAAANVPRCLHCPAGTSALSGAKNCALCPRGFYQDQERSGSCKRCPAGTFTRSEGSKTVEECVPVCGFGTYSPTGLVPCLECPRDSFTGTPPPGGFTDCQACPPEAPFTHQPAAPSVGTCRPKCAPGTYSSTGLAPCAPCPNHFFQPLEGKMSCLECASTAMTAAPGAKGRDECQPLVCKEGFCRNGGLCLAQTHMAYCYCPAGFTGRFCEINIDDCASQPCYNGGSCRDQEQGYTCSCPPGYSGLQCQEEESSCNATACNGRSMCKNEPGQGQFTCLCRTGYTGANCSSTLDPCAANPCSNSAQCIPLKQGRFKCVCPAGWEGPLCAENVDDCAESPCLLGSNCTDLIDDFNCSCPVGFTGKRCEIKVDLCQPSPCGDHGQCVDRYFDAMCIFQPGWTGPNCTVQVDECSTNPCLNGGQCQDVEGDYRCLCALGFTGKKCQHSIDYCGSQPCQHGGTCTDSLESFQCQCRAAFGFLGVQCEIDIDECLDNPCDPVGTDRCLDQVNKYHCQCRPGFTGALCENKINECAPVSPCLNGGVCTELVNNFKCTCPAGWTGQRGEKDINFCESQPCLTNANCINLLGDFFCACPSGTDGKRCETAPDRCIGDPCMNDGMCRDFGSGLNCTCDPDYIGVGCQHEFDACAAGVCQNGATCVDNGAGYQCVCPDGFSGRHCEQDVVECVPGACPLSATCIDLIDDFYCRCPFNLTGEDCRKIVQTDYDFFFSDETRRASASLVVPFALGSPSLTLALWVQFTHRDDLGNILTLYSVDSASMPRNQRIMAQVHSSGVHIALLPGIKDVFLPFRVNLAINDGQWHHIALVWDGPNGAITLTTDGVIVGRVENYGVNRTLSQYGWMTLGAPNSSKTRTEHGFHGHLTRVHLWGRPLDVISDIPKQVRSCQSAPMLFDGLLLQWSGYDRIERGVERVMPSACGQRVCPLGFSGPSCATLDKDKIPPQVVRCPSDIWIETRNGSARVDWNEPQFSDNVRLAQVEETEGIRFVNTLAWGTYDVAYVAYDEAGNSAVCAFKIYIVNEFCPKLADPVGGTQRCSDWGPGGRFKVCSIECNTGLAFSVPVPKFYTCGAEGFWRPTEDPGVSFVYPACSSTKPAQRIVKIKLQYLSSVLCNEAGQSVLSDKVRQAIQKRNRDWRFCNAKGSQSATCNELDVNIKCQRRHGDLGVKRRRRADVNDDVYDIEISFLAESDPVTNINTQEKSTIERLLETIIIWKKDDFDVRESLPATLSISADFTCPVGQVVRESECVACAPGNAFDTEEKNCRLCRVGTFQDEAGQTQCKICPVIAGRPGTTFASGARSATDGKERCPAGKFYSEETQRCLNCGFGHYQPADGSFACRSFAFSCQAGLTTRTDQAISSDECSEECPTGLQLTLLSNNATCEPCPKGTXRTKGREMACQQCPAGFTTTRSGSATAEECSEPKCPPGSSLSKENTCALCQVGTYQPNDQQSSCLPCPPDTTTKVAGATLKTDCSNPCSPATNQTICPTNGVCLLVASTNVHRCECKAGFTPVPPDNPSDFISMDKCDNFCKNDGKCRRDLATGEPYCQCTGSYTGQQCEAQSNFAYIVGGSAGFVVFLILLVLLIWMICARTSRRRDSQAKAAANAAVVAGDPSGSQANFYYGSHAPYAESIAPSHHSTYAHYYDEEEDGWEMPNFYNETYMKAENLHNVNKGNSLGRSNASLYGNKEELYDRLRRHAYQGKKEKSGNETTSESDGH; encoded by the exons ATGAAAGACAATCTCGGGATTCGCATTTCTTTcg aGAGCGGGTCCACGATGGCGTTGCGGCGAAGCCGTTTGGCGCTTCTGGCCGCTTTGGTCGTCTTAGCCACCACGACCGTTCGATCTCAAGAGAACGAACTATTTCACTGTCCGGCTG GATGGCGACTTCAGGGACTTCACTGTTACAGGTTCTTCGAGGTCCAGCATTCGTGGGAGAGAGCGGCCGATTTATGTAAACG TTATGGCAGCGACTTGGTGGTGGTGGAAAGCTACCAGCAAAACAACATTTCTGAAAAATTGGCGCAAGAACAGCTGAACCCCGTCACGCATCCGGATGCCGCCTTCTGGCTTGGTCTCATGTCGCTCGACGACCTCAGTACCAATACACTGGAAGCCGCATCCGGCTCGCTGGTCCAACAATACGCAG gTTTCTGGCAAGTGGACCAACCGGATGCGGAAAAGGGTCAGTGTGTTCGAGCTTCGACGGCCAACGCAGACCAGTCATGGGCATTGAGTTCCTGCGAGTCTCTCCTACCTTTCGTTTGCCGGGCAAAAGCCTGTCCCAAGA ACAGTTTCCTGTGCTCCAATGGCAAGTGCATCAATGGCGCTTTGCGCTGCGATACTCAAGACGATTGTGGCGACGGATCGGATGAGAATGCCTGCCCGGAAGAATGCCATTATCACATGGTCTCGAGTGGCGACTCTATCGAAAGCCCCAATTACCCGGGCAAGTACCGACCCCTTGCCGACTGCAAATGGACCTTGGAAGGACCTGTTGGAACGTCCATCGTTTTGCAATTCACGGAATTCGACACGGAACGCACTTTCGACACCGTCCAGATCTTGGCCGGTGGCAGGACTGAAGATGCTTCCGTCACGTTGGCCACTTTGTCCGGCAAACAGAACTTGAGCCAACAATTTTTCACGTCGGCTTCGAATTTTATGATCGTCCGATTCCGGTCGGACGCGACGGTCGAGAAGAACGGCTTCCGCGCTTCCTGGAAAACGGAGCCGCTCTCGTGCGGCGAACACCTCAAAGCCCTTCCGCAAGGCAAGGAATTGACATCGCCCGGCTACCCGCAAGCTTATCCCGGCGGATTGGAATGCCTCTACGTCATTTCGGCGCCTCTGGGCAAAGTGGTGACTCTGGTCATCGAAGATTTCGACATGGAGCCGCACAAAGACTACGTGCTCATCCGCAACGGGCCGGAAGCCGACTCGCCCAAGCTGGCCATGTTGACGGGACGGACGGAAGATTTGCCGGCCTACCTCCAATCGACGACGGAGGCCATGTACTTGTACATCCACACGGATCTGAGCGACTCTCGCAAGGGATTCCGGTTCCGCTACTCGGTCGGCTGTGACCTGACGCTAGAGGCGGCCAACGGGACCCTGGTCTCGCCCGGTTACGACATGAACGCCGACGACTTCCGCTACCCGCACAACCTCGAGTGCGACTATCGTCTGCGCGCCCCAGGCGGATCGCCCCTCTCGCTCCGATTCGTCGAGTTCCAGGTGGACGAGTCGGACAATGTCCAGCTCTACGacggcagcaacagcaacgGCATCCAGCTCCATCCGGCCGAAGGCTTCCACGGCAAGACCCTGCCAAAGGCCACGACCTTCTCGGCCCACAGCGGCGACTTGCTCATCCGTTTCAAATCGGACGCCCTGAGAAACGAGCGCGGATGGAGGGCCGTCTTCTCGGCCGATTGCCCGGCTCTGCCCGTCGACGACAACGCCATCTCTTCGACCAAGGAGCGCACGTTCGGCAGCAATGTCGTCATCACGTGCCCAGCCGGCATGGAATTCGCCACTGGAGTCAAGAAAATCACGACGGAATGCATGAACGGCGGCCAGTGGTCGACGCCTTACATCCCGCATTGCCAGCCCGTCTACTGCGGACCCGTCCCTCAAATCGACAACGGATTCGCCATCGCGGCCAGCAACGTCACCTTTGGCGGCGAGGCCCAGTACCAGTGCTACGCTGGATTCGGGTTCGCTTCCGGTCAGGCCATCGAAACGATCCGCTGTACCGAAGACGGCCAGTGGGACAGCGTTCCTCAGTGCTCGGCTTCGCAGTGCACTCCGCTGCCGGACGTGGCCCACGCCAACGCCACCACCCTCAACGGCGGCGGCATGAACTACGGGTCCGTCATCCGATTTGAATGCGAGCCCGGATACGTCCGAACCGGCGATCCGGTTCTCCTCTGCCAAAGCAACGGCACCTGGTCCGGCGCTGTTCCGTCCTGCTCCAAGATCCAATGCCGCACATTCCCCGAAATCGAAAACGGATGGATTAGCAACCGGACCCGCACTTATTTCTTCGGAGACGAGACCCGCGCTCAATGCTACCGCGGATACAAGCTCAACGGCACCACCGTCATCCGCTGCGGAGCCGATGGAAAATTCAATAACGTGCCCGCCTGTTTGGACGTTGACGAATGCGCCAGTACGGGCGGCAACAGCGCGCCACCTTGCGACCAGGCATCAACCACTTGCACCAACGTTCCAGGCTCGTTCCAGTGCGGATGCAAATCCGGATTCCTTCCCAATCTAGACTGCCGACCGGTCGTCGATCTCGGCCTGGGCAACGGAGGCGTTCCCAATCCATCCATCACGGTTTCATCGGCCGAAAAGGGTTTCCCCAAAGAGAACGTCCGTCTCAGCACTAAAGGCGGATGGTGCGGAGCTGAAAGCGGTTCCGGCAGCAACTGGGTCATGATTGACTTCAAAGCGCCGACTGTTCTGCGAGGATTCCGCACTCAGCCGGTCCTTCGCGGAGCCAGCGGAGTTGCCTTCGCTTCATCGATCCGGCTGCAGTACGCCGACGATGCGGACGATCTCTTCCGCGAGTACAAGAGCCCCGAAGGAGCCCCAGTCGAGTTCCGCATTCCGGAAGGAACCAGCATCGCTGTCGTCAACTTGCCGACGGCCATCGAAGCCCGTTACTTCCGTCTGGTCATCCAGGACTATTCGGTGGCTCCTTGCCTCCGCATGGAAATGATGGGCTGCACCCGGAGCGAGTGTTTGGACGTTGACGAGTGCGCCGTCGACAACGGCAACTGCCAACAGAAATGCATCAACAATCCGGGCGGATTCGCTTGCTCTTGCAGTCAGGGCCACGACCTTTTCGTCGAGAACGGAACGGCCGGTTTCTTCATCTTGGAATCGGAGAACGGAGTCCGCGACGGCGATCTCTTCCGCATCAACAAGACTTGCGTCAAGAAAATGTGCCCAGCAGTTAGTCAGCCGGAGAACGGCCACATGCTCACCACCCGGGCCAGCCATCACTTTGGCGATGAGATCGAGTTCCATTGCCGCATCGGATACATTATGGTCGGTTCCAGCAGCATCAAATGCACGGCGGCCGGCACGTGGAACGCTTCCGTGCCCGAGTGTCAGCCGGCCCAGTGCGTGCCCCTGGCCGACGATCAATCGGAAGGTTTGACTGTCACTCGTACCGCCGGCCCGGCTGACAATCTGCTCGTGCCCTACGGCCAGAACATCACGCTGTCGTGCAACGAGCCGGGTCGGCCGCTGATGAGGAGCCCGGCCTCTTCTTTCCGTCAGTGCGTCTACGACCCGAGACCAGGTTTCCCTCAATATTGGTTCTCAGGCGCCCAGCCCAGCTGTCCGCGAATTGATTGCGGCAAACCACCAGAGACGCCCGGAGCCGAATACGGATTCTTCCCCGATACCCGATACAAGTCCAGCTTCTTCTTCGGATGCCAGCCGACTTTCACCTTGACTGGCCAATCGTCTCGCAACGACAATGTCGTCCGCTGTATGGAGAACGGCGTCTGGGACTTTGGCGATTTGCGCTGCGAGGGACCCGTTTGCGAAGATCCCGGCCGGCCGGCCGATGGCATCCAACTGGCCACCAGCTACGAACAAGGAGCGGAAATCTCCTTCCAGTGCACCCGACCCGGATACATCCCTATTACGTCGGCGCCGATCCAGTGCGTCCGCGATCCCGAATGCAGCGTTGTCCGACCCATTGGCATCACTTCGGGCAAAATCCCCGACGGCATGTTCAACGCGACGTCCGAGCGACGCAACTACGAGGCCAAGAAAGCCCGCATGAGCTCCGCCACTGGTTGGTGCGCCCAGCAAGAGGAAGCCTTCACTTACGCCAGCGTCGATCTCGGAACTGTCCACCGTGTCAAGGCCATTTTGGTCAAGGGCGTCGTCACCAACGATGTCGTCGGCCGCCCAACTGAGATCCGCTTCTTCTACAAACAGGATCCGGCTGAGAACTTTGTCGTCTACTTCCCCAACTTCAACCTGATGTCTCGCGACCTGGGCAACTACGGAGAGCTGGCCATGATTACCCTACCGCTC TAGTCTGTCCAGGCCCATTTTGTCATCTTGGGCATTGTGGCTTACGACAAGAATCCTTGCCTCAAATTCGAGTTGATGGGATGTCCCGACGAG TTGGTGGAGGACCGGTTTCTTGGCTACGACCTCGGCTATCCCGTCTGCGTCGACAACGATCCACCTCAGTTCCCCAACTGCCCGACGAGCGCTGTCCGCGTCAAGAGGACGGCCCAGGGTATGGAGTCGGTGGATTTCGTCGTGCCAACGGCCACCAACAACAGCGGAATGATCGCCAGAACGGAAGTGCGCCCAGAAGGATTCCGCCCACCATTGGCCGTCTTCCAGGACACGATGGTCGAATACTTTGCCTACGATTTCGATGGCAACGTCGCCGTCTGCCAGATCAACATCACCGTCATCGACGAGGAGCCTCCTCAGCTGCAGTGCCCTCAGAGCTTCGTCATCGAACTGGTAGAGCCTCAAGACTCTTACCAAGTCTTTTTCAACGAGACCCGTCGCCGCGTCCTCGTGTCGGACGCTTCCGGCCAAGACGTCGCCGTTTCTTTCATCCCGGAAAGCGCCTTCATCCGCGTTGGCAGTTACGAGAACGTCGCCATCGTCGCCACGGACCCGTCGGGCAACCAACAGCGATGCTACTTCCAAGTCTCTGTCCAGCCGACTCAATGCGTCGACTGGGAATTGAAGCCACCGGCCAACGGAGCCATCAACTGCCTACCGCCCAGCAACCGGCCAGCCGGGAGCGGTGGACTCGAATGCGTCGCCACTTGCAATCCAGGATTCCGTTTCACCGACGGCGAACCGGTCAAGACGTTCCGTTGCGACGTCAAACAGCCGTGGACACCTGGGCACGTAGTGCCGGACTGTGTCACCGAAGAGACTCAACAGGCCATGTACAACGTTGTCGCCAAAGTCCTTTACAGAGCCGGTGGAGCCGCTTCCGCTGTGCCGGCCACTTGCCTCTCGCAATACGCCACTGTTGTCCGCCCGTTCTACCAGGCCCTGGACCGAGCTCTGTCTGCCCGTTGCTCCGCCATCAGCGTCGACATGAACGTGACTTTTGTCGAATCTCAAACGGAAATGCATTTGGTGGAAGACAACATCGCCGAAATCACTTACGTCCTGTCCATCATGCCGGCCGTCCGTCAACCTCAGCTCTACGATCTGTGCGGATCGACTTTGGGTCTCGTCTTTGATTTGTCCGTCCCGTCCACCAGCGCCGTTTTGTCGCCGCTTCTCGACTTGGCCGCCACATCCAACGATTGCCCGCCCATGAAGGCCGTCAACTCTTCTCTGAGCCGCGGATTCGCCTGCGGAGTTGGCGAAGTTCTCAACATGCCGGCCGCCGCTAACGTTCCGCGCTGTCTTCACTGCCCGGCTGGAACATCTGCCCTCAGCGGCGCCAAGAACTGCGCCCTCTGCCCGCGCGGCTTCTACCAAGACCAAGAACGATCTGGCTCATGCAAACGTTGCCCGGCTGGAACCTTCACCCGATCGGAAGGCTCCAAAACGGTTGAGGAATGCGTTCCAGTCTGCGGATTTGGAACTTACTCGCCAACTGGACTTGTCCCTTGTCTCGAATGCCCGCGTGACAGCTTCACTGGAACACCTCCACCGGGCGGATTTACCGACTGCCAAGCTTGCCCACCTGAAGCTCCGTTCACTCACCAACCGGCCGCTCCGTCAGTTGGCACTTGCCGGCCCAAATGCGCACCCGGAACTTATTCCTCGACCGGATTGGCTCCATGCGCTCCTTGCCCCAACCACTTTTTCCAGCCGCTGGAAGGGAAAATGTCTTGCCTGGAATGTGCCAGCACTGCGATGACGGCCGCTCCGGGAGCCAAGGGCCGCGACGAATGCCAGCCGTTGGTTTGCAAGGAAGGATTCTGCCGCAACGGCGGATTGTGCCTGGCTCAAACTCATATGGCCTACTGCTACTGCCCGGCTGGATTCACTGGCCGTTTCTGCGAAATCAACATCGACGACTGCGCTTCCCAGCCTTGCTACAACGGCGGCTCTTGCCGCGACCAGGAACAAGGATACACTTGCTCTTGCCCGCCCGGCTATTCCGGCCTCCAGTGCCAAGAAGAAGAGTCGAGCTGCAACGCCACGGCTTGCAACGGCCGGTCCATGTGCAAGAACGAACCTGGACAAGGACAATTCACTTGTCTCTGCCGGACGGGCTACACTGGAGCCAACTGCAGCAGCACCCTGGACCCCTGCGCCGCCAACCCGTGCTCCAACTCTGCCCAGTGCATTCCACTGAAACAAGGACGTTTCAAGTGCGTCTGCCCTGCCGGATGGGAAGGCCCTCTCTGCGCTGAGAACGTTGACGATTGCGCCGAATCGCCCTGCTTGCTGGGCAGCAATTGCACCGACCTGATCGACGACTTCAACTGCTCGTGCCCCGTCGGGTTCACGGGTAAACGGTGCGAGATCAAAGTCGACCTTTGCCAGCCGTCCCCGTGCGGCGATCACGGCCAGTGCGTCGATCGCTACTTTGACGCGATGTGCATCTTTCAGCCCGGCTGGACGGGCCCCAACTGCACCGTCCAAGTAGACGAATGCTCGACCAATCCTTGCCTCAATGGCGGCCAATGCCAAGATGTCGAGGGAGACTACCGTTGCTTGTGCGCCCTGGGCTTTACCGGCAAGAAATGCCAACACAGCATCGACTATTGCGGCAGCCAACCTTGCCAGCACGGCGGCACCTGCACCGATTCGTTGGAAAGCTTCCAGTGCCAATGCCGGGCC GCATTTGGCTTCCTTGGAGTCCAGTGTGAGATCGACATCGACGAATGCTTGGACAACCCTTGCGACCCTGTCGGAACGGACCGCTGCTTGGACCAGGTCAACAAATATCACTGCCAATGCCGGCCAGGATTCACTGGAGCCCTGTGCGAGAACAAGATCAACGAATGCGCTCCCGTTTCCCCCTGCCTCAACGGCGGCGTCTGCACCGAACTCGTCAACAACTTTAAATGCACTTGCCCAGCAG GATGGACTGGGCAACGGGGCGAGAAGGACATCAACTTCTGCGAATCTCAACCTTGCTTGACCAACGCCAACTGCATCAACTTGTTGGGCGACTTTTTCTGCGCTTGCCCGTCCGGTACGGATGGCAAACGTTGCGAGACGGCCCCAGACCGTTGCATCGGTGACCCGTGCATGAACGACGGCATGTGCCGCGACTTTGGCTCTGGTTTGAACTGCACTTGCGATCCGGATTACATCGGAGTTGGTTGCCAGCACGAATTCGACGCTTGCGCCGCCGGCGTCTGCCAGAACGGCGCCACCTGCGTCGACAACGGAGCTGGTTACCAGTGCGTCTGCCCAGACGGTTTCTCGGGCCGCCACTGCGAACAGGACGTTGTCGAATGCGTTCCAGGAGCTTGTCCCTTGTCGGCTACTTGCATCGACCTCATCGACGACTTCTACTGCCGTTGCCCGTTCAATCTGACGGGCGAGGACTGTCGCAAGATCGTCCAGACGGACTACGATTTCTTCTTTAGCGACGAGACTCGTCGTGCCAGCGCTTCTCTGGTCGTTCCATTCGCTCTCGGCTCGCCCAGCTTGACTTTGGCTCTCTGGGTCCAGTTCACCCACCGAGACGATCTTGGTAACATCTTGACCCTCTACTCTGTCGACTCGGCCAGCATGCCGCGCAACCAGCGTATCATGGCCCAAGTTCACAGCTCGGGTGTTCACATCGCCCTCCTGCCGGGCATCAAGGACGTCTTTTTGCCGTTCCGCGTCAATTTGGCCATCAACGACGGCCAATGGCACCACATTGCTCTCGTCTGGGACGGCCCCAACGGCGCCATCACTCTGACGACGGACGGAGTCATCGTTGGCCGTGTAGAAAATTACGGAGTTAACCGGACATTGTCGCAGTACGGATGGATGACTCTGGGCGCGCCCAATTCGTCTAAAACGCGGACGGAACACGGTTTCCACGGGCATTTGACTCGAGTCCATTTGTGGGGCCGTCCTCTGGACGTCATTTCCGACATTCCCAAACAAGTGCGCAGTTGCCAATCGGCTCCGATGCTCTTTGACGGGCTTTTGCTCCAGTGGAGCGGCTACGATCGCATCGAGCGCGGAGTGGAACGCGTCATGCCGTCGGCTTGCGGCCAACGGGTCTGCCCGCTTGGCTTCTCTGGCCCTAGTTGCGCCACGCTGGACAAGGACAAGATCCCACCTCAAGTCGTTCGCTGTCCCAGTGACATTTGGATTGAAACGCGCAACGGATCCGCCCGCGTCGACTGGAACGAGCCGCAATTTAGCGACAATGTCCGCCTGGCTCAAGTGGAGGAGACGGAAGGCATTCGCTTCGTCAACACGCTCGCTTGGGGCACTTATGATGTCGCCTATGTCGCTTACGACGAAGCTGGAAACTCGGCCGTCTGCGCCTTCAAGATTTACATCGTCAACGAATTCTGCCCGAAACTGGCCGATCCTGTCGGCGGAACTCAGCGTTGCTCCGACTGGGGACCCGGCGGCCGATTCAAAGTCTGCTCCATCGAATGCAACACCGGACTGGCATTCTCCGTGCCCGTCCCGAAATTCTATACTTGCGGCGCCGAAGGATTCTGGCGGCCGACTGAAGATCCTGGCGTCTCGTTTGTCTACCCGGCATGCAGTTCCACCAAACCGGCCCAACGCATCGTCAAGATCAAGTTGCAGTACTTGAGCTCTGTCCTCTGTAACGAAGCCGGCCAGAGCGTTTTGTCCGACAAGGTACGACAGGCCATCCAGAAACGGAACCGCGACTGGCGATTCTGCAACGCCAAGGGCAGCCAGTCGGCCACTTGCAACGAACTCGACGTCAACATCAAATGCCAACGTCGCCACGGCGACTTGGGAGTCAAACGACGCCGTCGAGCCGATGTCAACGATGACGTTTACGACATTGAGATCAGTTTCCTGGCCGAGAGCGATCCAGTGACCAACATCAACACTCAAGAGAAGTCGACGATTGAGCGTTTGCTGGAAACAAtcattatt tggaaaaaggaCGACTTTGACGTCCGCGAATCGCTCCCGGCCACACTCTCCATCTCGGCCGATTTCACCTGTCCCGTTGGACAAGTTGTCCGCGAATCCGAGTGCGTTGCTTGCGCTCCGGGCAACGCCTTCGACACGGAGGAGAAGAACTGCCGACTCTGCCGAGTGGGCACTTTCCAGGATGAAGCTGGACAGACGCAATGCAAGATCTGCCCCGTCATCGCTGGCCGTCCAGGAACCACTTTCGCTTCAGGCGCCCGATCTGCCACCGATGGCAAGGAACGCTGCCCAGCTGGTAAATTCTACAGCGAAGAGACGCAACGCTGTCTCAACTGCGGTTTCGGCCATTACCAACCGGCCGACGGATCTTTTGCttgtcgt tcttttgctttctcttgcCAAGCTGGTTTGACGACACGAACGGATCAGGCCATCTCGTCGGACGAGTGCTCCGAAGAGTGCCCCACTGGTCTCCAGTTGACTTTGCTGTCCAACAACGCTACTTGCGAGCCATGCCCCAAGGGAACTTAACGTACCAAGGGTCGCGAAATGGCCTGTCAGCAGTGTCCAGCCGGTTTTACCACCACTCGCTCGGGCTCGGCCACTGCGGAGGAATGTTCGGAACCCAAGTGTCCACCGGGCTCATCTCTCTCCAAGGAGAACACTTGCGCTCTCTGCCAAGTCGGCACCTACCAGCCGAATGATCAACAAAGCAGTTGCCTGCCTTGCCCGCCTGATACCACAACAAAGGTGGCCGGCGCCACTCTCAAGACGGACTGCTCCAATCCTTGCAGCCCCGCCACCAACCAGACCATCTGCCCCACGAACGGGGTCTGTCTCTTA GTGGCCAGCACCAACGTTCACCGATGCGAATGCAAGGCCGGCTTCACGCCCGTCCCACCTGACAATCCCTCC GATTTCATCTCTATGGACAAATGCGACAATTTCTGCAAGAACGACGGCAAATGTCGTAGGGATTTG GCCACTGGCGAGCCTTACTGCCAATGTACTGGTAGCTACACCGGCCAACAATGCGAAGCCCAATCTAACTTTGCCTACATTGTCGGCGGCAGTGCTG gtTTCGTCGTGTTTTTGATCCTGCTCGTCTTGTTGATCTGGATGATCTGCGCCAGAACGTCCCGTCGTCGCGATAGCCAAGCTAAAGCAGCAGCTAATGCAGCTGTCGTAGCCGGTGATCCGTCCGGAAGTCAAGCCAATTTCTACTACGGATCGCACGCTCCGTATGCCGAGTCGATCGCACCTTCACATCACTCGACTTATGCACATTATTATGACGAGGAGGAGGATGGCTGGGAGATGCCCAATTTTTACAACGAAACCTACATGAAAG CAGAGAATCTGCACAACGTGAACAAGGGGAACAGTCTGGGACGCTCCAACGCCAGCTTATATGGGAACAAGGAAGAGTTGTACGATCGTCTCAGGCGACATGCCTATCAGGGAAAGAAAg AGAAAAGTGGCAACGAGACGACTAGCGAGAGCGACGGACATTAA